From the genome of Cryptococcus depauperatus CBS 7841 chromosome 1, complete sequence, one region includes:
- a CDS encoding S-(hydroxymethyl)glutathione dehydrogenase produces the protein MSTEGKTIVCKAAIAWEAGKPLSIETVEVASPKEGEVRVKILYTGLCHTDAYTLSGSDPEGAFPVILGHEGGGIVESVGAGVDNVKIGDHVVPLYTAECRECKFCKSGKTNLCGRVRATQGKGVMPDGTSRFKCKGQDILHFMGCSTFSQYTVVSKFSIVAINPSAPLKTSCLLGCGITTGYGAATKTPNIEGTDNVAVFGVGCVGLSVLQGAREKKVKRIFAIDTNPKKKEWAEKFGATDFVNPKDLPEGQSIVDYLIEQTGGGLDFTFDCTGNVGVMRNALEACHKGWGVCNIIGVAPAGAEISTRPFQLVTGRTWKGSAFGGVKGRTELPGIVEDYLAGKLWVDQFVTHHESLAGINKGFEDMHAGDCIRCVVDMGFNEAP, from the exons ATGTCTACAGAGGGCAAG ACCATCGTTTGCAAAGCTGCTATTGCCTGGGAAGCTG GCAAGCCTCTTTCCATTGAGACTGTTGAGGTTGCTTCTCCTAAGGAGGGAGAAGTGCGAGTCAAGATTCTATA CACTGGCCTTTGTCATAC CGATGCTTACACTCTCTCTGGATCTGACCCCGAAGGAGCTTTCCCGGTGATTCTTGGACATGAGGGTGGTGGTATCGTTGAGAGTGTTGGTGCAGGTGTGGACAATGTTAAGATCGGCGACCATGTCGTACCTTTGTACACCGCTG aATGTCGAGAGTGCAAGTTTTGCAAGTCTGGGAAAACTAACCTTTGTGGTCGGGTAAGAGCGACTCAAGGCAAAGGCGTCATGCCGGATGGCACATCCCGCTTCAAGTGCAAAGGTCAAGATATTCTTCACTTT ATGGGCTGTTCCACCTTTTCACAGTACACGGTCGTATCTAAGTTCTCTATTGTTGCCATTAATCCTTCTGCTCCTCTCAAGACGTCTTGTCTCCTCGGATGTGGTATCACCACTGGTTATGGCGCTGCTACCAAGACCCCCAACATTGAGGGCACTGACAACGTTGCCGTCTTTGGTGTTGGATGTGTCGGTCTCAGTGTATTGCAAGGCGCaagggagaaaaaagtcaagagaaTCTTTGCTATCGACACGaatccaaaaaagaaggaatggGCTGAAAAATTCGGTGCCA CCGATTTCGTGAATCCCAAAGATCTTCCTGAAGGACAGTCTATCGTCGATTACCTCATCGAACAAACCGGCGGTGGACTTGACTTTACGTTTGACTGTACCGGTAAT GTTGGAGTCATGCGCAATGCTCTTGAAGCATGTCACAAGGGCTGGGGCGTCTGCAATATCATTGGTGTCGCGCCTGCTGGCGCCGAAATTTCAACTCGACCATTCCAACTTGTCACTGGCAGGACCTGGAAAGGTTCTGCTTTTGGTGGCGTGAAAGGCAGAACCGAGTTGCCTGGTATCGTCGAGG ATTACCTCGCGGGCAAACTCTGGGTTGACCAGTTTGTCACCCACCATGAGAGTCTTGCAGGCATCAACAAGGGATTTGAGGACATGCAC GCAGGCGATTGCATTCGATGCGTCGTTGATATGGGTTTCAACGAGGCTCCTTAG